Proteins encoded by one window of Xanthomonas sp. DAR 80977:
- a CDS encoding YdcH family protein, translated as MFEGQPQTEIDALIKSDPEFKQLYQRHKTLDKKCMDAELGVLPIDDLTLSQMKREKLAAKEKLLRLYDEQQKPH; from the coding sequence ATGTTCGAAGGGCAACCGCAGACCGAAATCGACGCGCTGATCAAGTCCGATCCCGAGTTCAAGCAGCTCTATCAACGCCACAAGACCCTGGACAAGAAGTGCATGGACGCCGAATTGGGCGTGCTGCCGATCGACGATCTCACCCTGTCGCAGATGAAGCGGGAAAAGCTCGCGGCCAAGGAAAAGCTGTTGCGGCTCTACGACGAGCAGCAAAAGCCCCACTGA
- a CDS encoding OmpA family protein, producing the protein MSRRLGMAGRLAALLLLAAPLAAFAADDPELAVLNQRLVALQADPLSADLAAYERLQAQQAVAAFAAAKRKEQDDARYLAERRVEIAETAARAALARRQVDQLEKTRSDLLVEASRREAARARQEAERLRVQAQIQAEEAESLRQAAEAEQLARQDAEQALTNVAGQQTAKLSAAQQKSAKLAREEAELVAGAKLPASRFEPRGEVFTVTGGAFAAGKAALSADAAGQAKALAQYLQIGAKGRVRIEAYDADAGVAQKRADALRDALVGGGVAASRLQAVGKKAPATKARAAEVVIAP; encoded by the coding sequence ATGAGCCGCCGCCTGGGCATGGCCGGCCGCCTGGCCGCGCTGCTGTTGCTGGCCGCGCCGCTGGCCGCGTTCGCCGCCGACGATCCGGAGCTGGCGGTGCTGAACCAGCGCCTGGTCGCGCTGCAGGCCGATCCGCTGAGCGCCGACCTGGCCGCCTACGAGCGGCTGCAGGCGCAGCAGGCGGTCGCCGCGTTCGCCGCGGCCAAGCGCAAGGAACAGGACGATGCGCGCTATCTGGCCGAGCGCCGGGTCGAGATCGCCGAGACCGCCGCGCGCGCCGCGCTGGCGCGGCGCCAGGTCGACCAGTTGGAGAAGACCCGCAGCGACCTGCTGGTCGAAGCCAGCCGGCGCGAGGCCGCGCGCGCGCGCCAGGAAGCCGAGCGGCTGCGGGTGCAGGCGCAGATCCAGGCCGAGGAGGCCGAAAGCCTGCGCCAGGCGGCCGAGGCCGAACAGCTGGCGCGGCAGGATGCCGAGCAGGCCCTGACCAACGTCGCCGGGCAGCAGACCGCCAAGCTCAGCGCCGCGCAGCAGAAATCGGCCAAGCTGGCCCGCGAGGAGGCCGAACTGGTCGCCGGGGCCAAGTTGCCGGCGTCGCGCTTCGAGCCGCGCGGGGAGGTCTTCACCGTCACCGGCGGCGCCTTCGCCGCCGGCAAGGCGGCGCTGTCGGCCGATGCCGCCGGCCAGGCCAAGGCGCTGGCGCAGTATCTGCAGATCGGCGCCAAGGGCCGGGTGCGGATCGAGGCCTACGATGCCGACGCGGGCGTTGCGCAGAAGCGCGCCGACGCGCTGCGCGATGCGCTGGTCGGCGGCGGCGTCGCCGCGAGCCGGCTGCAGGCGGTGGGCAAGAAGGCGCCGGCGACCAAGGCGCGTGCCGCCGAAGTGGTGATCGCGCCCTGA
- a CDS encoding DUF4398 domain-containing protein codes for MKTSFAQIRCPQYVMACALALFAAPAAFAQVASPELLTAQQAVQRAIQADADQYAPDLIANARQGLEQAQQAALDRRQRKTAPQLALRVAADADLARARSEEAVANAQLQQRKAEVAELERSLNTGEGRP; via the coding sequence ATGAAAACTAGCTTCGCACAAATCCGTTGCCCGCAGTACGTGATGGCGTGCGCATTGGCATTGTTTGCCGCGCCCGCCGCCTTTGCCCAGGTCGCCTCGCCGGAGCTGTTGACCGCGCAGCAGGCGGTGCAGCGCGCGATCCAGGCCGACGCCGACCAGTACGCCCCGGACCTGATCGCCAACGCCCGCCAGGGCCTGGAGCAGGCCCAGCAGGCGGCGCTGGACCGCCGCCAACGCAAGACCGCGCCGCAGCTGGCGCTGCGCGTGGCGGCCGATGCCGACCTGGCGCGGGCGCGCAGCGAGGAGGCGGTGGCGAACGCGCAACTGCAGCAGCGCAAGGCCGAGGTGGCCGAGCTGGAGCGCAGCCTGAACACCGGGGAGGGCCGTCCATGA
- a CDS encoding PilT/PilU family type 4a pilus ATPase, translated as MDIGYFLKLMTEKNASDMFLTTGAPVYIKIEGKLYPLGATGLPPGMVKKIAYSLMDEGQVPQFERELELNMAIALQDAGRFRVNVFKQRGEVGMVIRAIRSKIPSIEELHLPQVLKDVIMTPRGLVLVVGSTGSGKSTSLASMIDHRNSTTTGHILTIEDPIEYLHRHKMSIVNQREVGLDTHAFHNALKNAMREAPDVILIGEILDATTMEAAIAFAETGHLCLATLHSNNADQTIERILNFFPESAHKNVLMNLALNLRAVISQRLVKDKNERRRPATEVLLNTPMIRDLLRRGQIHEIKAAMEESLEEGMETFDQCLFRMVKQGQIEQEEALRAADSRDGLALKFRLSEGSSGEHDPYADYDTGIGGGASSPRITHGFG; from the coding sequence ATGGATATCGGCTACTTCCTGAAGCTGATGACCGAAAAGAACGCCTCGGACATGTTCCTGACCACGGGAGCACCGGTCTATATCAAGATCGAAGGCAAGCTGTACCCGCTCGGCGCCACCGGCCTGCCGCCGGGCATGGTCAAGAAGATCGCCTACTCGCTGATGGACGAGGGCCAGGTGCCGCAGTTCGAGCGCGAGCTGGAGCTGAACATGGCCATCGCGCTGCAGGACGCCGGCCGCTTCCGGGTCAACGTGTTCAAGCAGCGCGGCGAGGTCGGCATGGTGATCCGCGCGATCCGCAGCAAGATTCCCAGCATCGAGGAGCTGCACCTGCCGCAGGTGCTGAAGGACGTGATCATGACCCCGCGCGGGCTGGTCCTGGTGGTCGGCTCGACCGGCTCCGGCAAGTCCACCTCGCTGGCCTCGATGATCGACCACCGCAACAGCACCACCACCGGGCACATCCTCACCATCGAGGACCCGATCGAGTACCTGCACCGGCACAAGATGTCGATCGTCAACCAGCGCGAGGTCGGCCTGGACACCCACGCCTTCCACAACGCGCTGAAGAACGCGATGCGCGAGGCGCCGGACGTGATCCTGATCGGCGAGATCCTGGACGCCACGACGATGGAGGCGGCGATCGCCTTCGCCGAGACCGGCCACCTGTGCCTGGCCACGCTGCACTCCAACAACGCCGACCAGACCATCGAGCGCATCCTCAACTTCTTCCCGGAAAGCGCGCACAAGAACGTGCTGATGAACCTGGCGCTGAACCTGCGCGCGGTGATCTCGCAGCGTCTGGTCAAGGACAAGAACGAGCGCCGCCGCCCGGCCACCGAAGTGCTGCTGAACACGCCGATGATCCGCGACCTGCTGCGCCGCGGCCAGATCCACGAGATCAAGGCGGCGATGGAGGAGTCGCTGGAGGAAGGCATGGAGACCTTCGACCAGTGCCTGTTCCGGATGGTCAAGCAGGGCCAGATCGAGCAGGAGGAAGCGCTGCGCGCGGCCGACTCGCGCGACGGCCTGGCGCTGAAGTTCCGCCTGTCCGAGGGCTCCAGCGGCGAACACGACCCCTACGCCGACTACGACACCGGCATCGGCGGCGGCGCCAGTTCGCCGCGGATCACCCACGGCTTCGGTTGA
- the maiA gene encoding maleylacetoacetate isomerase produces MEEALQLYTYWRSSAAYRVRIGLNLKGLAYQALPVHLLRDGGQQHSPEYARLNPQELVPTLCHDGQPIRQSLAILEYLDERWPEPPLLPDAAIDRARVRGLAQLVASDIHPLNNLRVTQFFENVWSVPQSEREEWMLHWIALGFDALEQLLAESPDTGTYCHGEQPGLADCCLVPQVFNARRFGVDMQAYPTLARIEQACQALPAFDAARPERQPDAQG; encoded by the coding sequence GTGGAAGAGGCGTTGCAGCTGTACACCTACTGGCGTTCCAGCGCCGCCTATCGCGTCCGCATCGGCCTCAACCTGAAGGGGCTGGCCTACCAGGCGTTGCCGGTGCACCTGCTGCGCGACGGCGGCCAGCAGCATTCGCCCGAATACGCGCGGCTCAATCCGCAGGAGCTGGTGCCGACGCTGTGCCACGACGGCCAGCCGATCCGCCAGTCGCTGGCGATCCTGGAATACCTGGACGAGCGCTGGCCGGAGCCGCCGCTGCTGCCCGACGCGGCGATCGACCGCGCGCGCGTGCGCGGGTTGGCGCAATTGGTCGCCAGCGACATCCATCCGCTCAACAACCTGCGCGTGACCCAGTTCTTCGAGAACGTCTGGAGCGTGCCGCAGTCCGAGCGCGAGGAGTGGATGCTGCACTGGATCGCGCTGGGCTTCGATGCGCTGGAACAGCTGCTCGCCGAATCGCCCGATACCGGCACCTACTGCCACGGCGAGCAACCGGGGCTGGCCGATTGCTGCCTGGTGCCGCAGGTGTTCAACGCGCGCCGTTTCGGCGTGGACATGCAGGCGTATCCGACCTTGGCGCGGATCGAGCAGGCCTGCCAGGCGCTGCCGGCGTTCGACGCGGCGCGCCCGGAGCGGCAGCCGGACGCGCAGGGCTGA
- a CDS encoding fumarylacetoacetate hydrolase family protein — MKLGSLKEGGRDGTLVVVSRDLTRAVRATGIAATLQRALEDWSNLAPRLNALSESLNDGSADGQFDLDIAALAAPLPRAYEFLDGSAYLPHVERVRRARGAEVPESFYTDPLMYQAVSAGFYGPRDAVKVVSEDHGIDLEAEIVVVTDDVPMALSAAQAAAHIQLVGLVNDVSLRNLIPAELAKGFGFVQSKPRSALSPVFVTPDELGDAWRDNKLHLPLLTHINGAWFGAPEAGEDMQFDFAQLVAHAARTRPLAAGAVIGSGTIANQDTTRGASCFAEQRVVETLRDGQPSTPFMKFGDVVRIEMLDRDGVSIFGAIEQRIEQAPAP, encoded by the coding sequence ATGAAGCTAGGTTCCCTGAAGGAAGGCGGCCGCGACGGCACCCTGGTCGTCGTTTCCCGCGATCTGACCCGCGCGGTGCGCGCCACCGGCATCGCCGCGACCCTGCAGCGCGCGCTGGAGGACTGGAGCAATCTGGCGCCGCGCCTGAACGCGCTGTCCGAGTCGCTCAACGACGGCAGCGCCGACGGCCAGTTCGACCTGGACATCGCCGCGCTGGCCGCGCCGCTGCCGCGCGCCTACGAGTTCCTCGACGGCAGCGCCTACCTGCCGCACGTGGAGCGGGTGCGGCGCGCGCGCGGCGCCGAGGTGCCGGAGAGCTTCTACACCGATCCGCTGATGTACCAGGCGGTCAGCGCCGGCTTCTACGGCCCGCGCGATGCGGTCAAGGTGGTCAGCGAGGACCACGGCATCGACCTGGAGGCGGAGATCGTGGTGGTCACCGACGACGTGCCGATGGCGCTGAGCGCCGCGCAGGCGGCCGCGCACATCCAGTTGGTCGGGCTGGTCAACGACGTGTCGCTGCGCAACCTGATTCCGGCCGAACTGGCCAAGGGCTTCGGCTTCGTGCAGTCCAAGCCGCGCTCGGCGCTGTCGCCGGTGTTCGTGACCCCGGACGAGCTGGGCGATGCCTGGCGCGACAACAAGCTGCACCTGCCGCTGCTGACCCACATCAACGGCGCCTGGTTCGGCGCGCCGGAAGCCGGCGAGGACATGCAGTTCGACTTCGCGCAACTGGTCGCGCACGCCGCCAGGACCCGGCCGCTGGCGGCCGGCGCGGTGATCGGGTCGGGCACCATCGCCAACCAGGACACCACGCGTGGCGCCTCGTGCTTCGCCGAGCAGCGGGTGGTGGAGACGCTGCGCGACGGCCAGCCGAGCACGCCGTTCATGAAGTTCGGCGACGTGGTGCGGATCGAGATGCTGGACCGTGACGGAGTAAGCATCTTCGGTGCGATCGAGCAGCGCATCGAACAGGCGCCGGCGCCCTGA
- a CDS encoding DEAD/DEAH box helicase translates to MSFESLGLAPFLLRALAEQGYETPTPIQLQAIPLALAGHDLMAGAQTGTGKTAAFGLPLLQHLGTTPQPVGPGPRKPRALILTPTRELATQVHDSLRGYSKYLRIPSTTIYGGVGMGNQLDALRRGVDLLIACPGRLLDHLERRSVDLSGIEILVLDEADRMLDMGFLPSIKRILAKLPKQNRQTLLFSATFEEGIKQLAREFMHDPQEIQATPSNTVADTITHRVHPVDGTRKRELLLHLLAADSRMQTLVFARTKHGADKLTMFLDKSGLKTAAIHGNKSQGQRLRALSDFKAGRITVLVATDIAARGIDIDQLPKVINYDLPMVAEDYVHRIGRTGRNGSQGEAVSLVAQDEAKLLRAIARMLKRDMDIRDVPGFEPVTPIRWGNNNPADERPGGQRPPRKSTHARRPHGDAPRPHAHAGTKPAGAQPNGGRGQGRRQANGGNRQPGAR, encoded by the coding sequence ATGTCGTTCGAATCCCTGGGCCTGGCGCCCTTCCTGCTGCGTGCGTTGGCCGAGCAGGGCTACGAAACCCCCACCCCGATCCAGTTGCAGGCGATCCCGCTGGCGCTGGCCGGCCACGACCTGATGGCCGGCGCGCAGACCGGCACCGGCAAGACCGCCGCGTTCGGCCTGCCGCTGCTGCAACACTTGGGCACCACGCCGCAGCCGGTCGGCCCCGGTCCGCGCAAGCCGCGCGCGCTGATCCTGACCCCGACCCGCGAGCTGGCCACCCAGGTGCATGACAGCCTGCGCGGCTACAGCAAGTACCTGCGCATCCCCAGCACCACCATCTACGGCGGCGTCGGCATGGGCAACCAGCTCGACGCGCTGCGCCGCGGCGTGGACCTGCTGATCGCCTGCCCGGGCCGCCTGCTCGATCACCTCGAGCGCCGCAGCGTGGACCTGTCGGGCATCGAGATCCTGGTGCTGGACGAGGCCGACCGCATGCTCGACATGGGCTTCCTGCCCTCGATCAAGCGCATCCTGGCCAAGCTGCCCAAGCAGAACCGGCAGACCCTGCTGTTCTCGGCCACCTTCGAGGAAGGCATCAAGCAGCTGGCCCGCGAGTTCATGCACGACCCGCAGGAAATCCAGGCCACGCCGAGCAACACCGTCGCCGACACCATCACCCACCGCGTGCACCCGGTCGATGGCACCCGCAAGCGCGAGCTGCTGCTGCACCTGCTGGCCGCCGATTCGCGCATGCAGACCCTGGTGTTCGCGCGCACCAAGCACGGCGCCGACAAGCTGACCATGTTCCTGGACAAGTCCGGGCTGAAGACCGCGGCGATCCACGGCAACAAGAGCCAGGGCCAGCGCCTGCGCGCGCTGAGCGACTTCAAGGCCGGCCGCATCACGGTGCTGGTGGCGACCGACATCGCCGCGCGCGGCATCGACATCGACCAGCTGCCGAAGGTCATCAACTACGACCTGCCGATGGTCGCCGAGGACTACGTGCACCGCATCGGCCGCACCGGCCGCAACGGCTCGCAGGGCGAGGCGGTGTCGCTGGTGGCGCAGGACGAGGCCAAGCTGCTGCGTGCGATCGCGCGCATGCTCAAGCGCGACATGGACATCCGCGACGTGCCGGGCTTCGAGCCGGTCACGCCGATCCGCTGGGGCAACAACAACCCGGCCGACGAGCGTCCGGGCGGCCAGCGTCCGCCGCGCAAGAGCACCCATGCGCGCCGCCCGCACGGCGATGCGCCGCGTCCGCACGCGCATGCCGGCACCAAGCCGGCCGGCGCCCAGCCCAACGGCGGGCGTGGCCAGGGCCGCCGCCAGGCCAACGGCGGCAATCGCCAGCCCGGCGCGCGCTGA
- a CDS encoding transferrin receptor-like dimerization domain-containing protein, protein MSHRRRSAGLVLVLAVSSAFAQPAPLPGYDAAAAEAQRALEARFDAGLQDADYRGWLKQWSSRPNQVGAPHNLENARDLQARLRSYGWDARIEQYEVLWPSPKSAELQLLGAQPYVARLKEPPLPGDSTSTQTQDVLPPYVIYGGNGDVTADLVYVNYGIAEDYEALARNGVDVRGKIVIARYGKGWRGLKPRLAQEHGAIGAIIYSDPRDDGYFQDLPYPDGPARNQWSVQRGSVANFAIYPGDPLTPGVGATAGAKRLPLAQALSVLKIPTLPISWGDAQPLLAALRGPVAPEDWRGALPITYRLGGDGAAQVHLKVDADWSGRKTLYNVIATLRGSEYPDQWVVRGNHRDGWVFGAADPLSGTAALLAEAKAIGELARQGQRPKRTLVYASWDGEEAGLLGSTEWAEQHADELRRKAVLYVNTDGNGRGFLNAGGSHALQRLVNGVAADLRDPDSGVSVLERQRARARLDALAPSAKPAQKDIAKKAAAGEDLPLKALGSGSDYSPFLQHLGLATLDLGYGGQGGGNGVYHSLYDSYDYFARFIDPEFRYLPLLSQTVGRTVLRVANAPVLPQRFGDFADAVAGYAKELKQQADSDREAALTQAALLRDGAYRAADNPNRPLQPPPPKQPVPPIDFAALDQAIARLQSSSQRYDAALAARGGALDAATRRKLNASLQRIDQSLLAEEGLPGRAWYRNLVYAPGLATGYEVKTLPGIREALEDQRWDDLRTYIVRTAAVLDAYRAQIERNAALIEG, encoded by the coding sequence ATGTCGCACCGCCGCCGCAGTGCCGGGCTGGTCCTGGTCCTCGCCGTTTCCTCCGCGTTCGCGCAGCCGGCGCCGCTGCCCGGCTACGACGCCGCGGCCGCCGAGGCGCAACGCGCGCTGGAGGCGCGCTTCGATGCCGGGCTGCAGGACGCGGACTACCGCGGCTGGCTCAAGCAGTGGTCCTCGCGTCCCAACCAGGTCGGCGCCCCGCACAACCTGGAGAACGCCCGCGACCTGCAGGCGCGGTTGCGCAGCTACGGCTGGGACGCGCGGATCGAGCAGTACGAGGTGCTGTGGCCGTCGCCGAAGAGCGCGGAACTGCAACTGCTCGGCGCGCAGCCGTACGTGGCGCGGCTGAAGGAACCGCCGCTGCCCGGCGACAGCACCTCCACGCAGACCCAGGACGTGTTGCCGCCGTACGTGATCTACGGCGGCAACGGCGACGTCACCGCCGACCTGGTCTACGTCAACTACGGCATCGCCGAGGACTACGAGGCGCTGGCGCGCAACGGCGTGGACGTGCGCGGCAAGATCGTCATCGCCCGCTACGGCAAGGGCTGGCGCGGGCTCAAGCCGCGCCTGGCGCAGGAGCACGGTGCGATCGGCGCGATCATCTACTCCGATCCGCGCGACGACGGCTATTTCCAGGACCTGCCGTATCCGGACGGTCCGGCGCGCAACCAGTGGAGCGTGCAGCGCGGCTCGGTCGCCAACTTCGCGATCTATCCCGGCGATCCGCTGACCCCCGGCGTGGGCGCGACCGCCGGCGCCAAGCGCCTGCCGCTCGCGCAGGCGCTCAGCGTGCTGAAGATCCCGACCCTGCCGATCAGCTGGGGCGACGCGCAACCGCTGCTGGCGGCGCTGCGCGGCCCGGTGGCGCCGGAGGACTGGCGCGGCGCGTTGCCGATCACCTACCGCCTCGGCGGCGACGGCGCCGCGCAGGTGCACCTGAAGGTCGATGCCGACTGGAGCGGGCGCAAGACCCTGTACAACGTCATCGCCACGCTGCGCGGCAGCGAGTACCCCGACCAGTGGGTGGTGCGCGGCAACCATCGCGACGGCTGGGTGTTCGGCGCCGCCGATCCGCTGTCCGGCACCGCCGCGTTGCTGGCCGAAGCCAAGGCGATCGGCGAACTGGCGCGGCAGGGCCAGCGGCCCAAGCGCACCCTGGTCTACGCCAGCTGGGACGGCGAGGAAGCGGGGCTGCTCGGCTCCACCGAATGGGCCGAGCAACATGCCGACGAGTTGCGGCGCAAGGCGGTGCTGTACGTGAACACCGACGGCAACGGCCGCGGCTTCCTCAACGCCGGCGGCAGCCATGCGCTGCAGCGGCTGGTCAACGGCGTGGCCGCGGATCTGCGCGATCCGGACAGCGGGGTCAGCGTGCTCGAGCGGCAACGCGCCCGCGCGCGCCTGGATGCGCTGGCGCCGAGCGCCAAGCCGGCGCAGAAGGACATCGCCAAGAAGGCCGCGGCGGGCGAGGACCTGCCGCTCAAGGCGCTGGGCTCGGGCAGCGACTACAGCCCGTTCCTGCAGCATCTGGGCCTGGCCACGCTGGACCTGGGCTATGGCGGCCAGGGCGGCGGCAACGGCGTCTACCACTCGCTCTACGACTCCTACGACTACTTCGCGCGCTTCATCGATCCGGAGTTCCGCTATCTGCCGCTGCTGTCGCAGACGGTCGGCCGCACCGTGCTGCGCGTGGCCAACGCGCCGGTGCTGCCGCAGCGCTTCGGCGACTTCGCCGATGCGGTGGCCGGCTACGCCAAGGAACTCAAGCAGCAGGCCGACAGCGATCGCGAGGCCGCGCTGACCCAGGCCGCGCTGCTGCGCGACGGCGCCTACCGCGCGGCCGACAATCCGAATCGTCCGCTGCAGCCGCCGCCGCCCAAGCAGCCTGTGCCGCCGATCGATTTCGCCGCGCTGGACCAGGCCATCGCCCGCCTGCAATCCAGCAGCCAGCGCTACGACGCGGCGCTGGCCGCCCGTGGCGGCGCGCTGGATGCGGCGACGCGGCGCAAGCTCAACGCCTCGCTGCAGCGCATCGACCAGAGCCTGCTGGCCGAAGAAGGGCTGCCGGGGCGCGCGTGGTACCGCAACCTGGTCTACGCGCCGGGCCTGGCGACCGGCTACGAGGTCAAGACCCTGCCCGGCATCCGCGAAGCGCTGGAAGACCAGCGCTGGGACGACCTGCGCACCTACATCGTGCGCACCGCCGCGGTGCTGGACGCGTATCGCGCGCAGATCGAGCGCAATGCCGCGTTGATCGAGGGCTAG
- a CDS encoding TonB-dependent receptor plug domain-containing protein, with protein sequence MPHLLAMSLASVLLAPVAAAQSRTDDATGKTLATVSVTGSNIKRSDSEGPNPVQVIDRQQLERSGKLTVADALRSISANTGNASNETTNNGWASGSAGIGLRGLSQKNTLVLLNGRRLANYGFPANGLGDTFVNLNALPLVAVERIEVLKDGASAVYGSDAVAGVVNIITRQDFQGAELGLSGGTSDQGGLDTQRAKFIGGIGDLDRDGYNILFSVDAYNRDRLDQDQRALTRSGIYTDSPGGRWNGWSAKGARYLVGGRSVPMLDAQGQCPDGTVLTASAPIDGLAGDTCAFNQAPYTTLIPSTKRYQAYTNATFRLGDTLEAFGEALYSEVKGVSIFGSSPYFTLEGGRFALNANTGLAEPVSNLLPASSPYNPYGVAVPIEYTFFDLGESIKTNRSQSYRFLGGVRGSLARWDWEAAAFAARSSEHETVSGGFANRWTLAQALADGSYNLLDPAATPQSVIDAINLSTLRPARSSLRGVDAKLSGTLFALPAGSVGFAAGAEWRQEELVSRNPWQIDAGLQIRPAIAEVDGKREVSALYAEVNVPLLPSLELQLAGRGDHYSDFGDAFSPKLSLRWQPLDALLVRAAASRGFRAPSLSENAASTNISYGSVVDPYDPDVPGSRQNPTFFTVGNTDLDPERTRSYNLGVVLSPWADTSLSVDWYKIELEHLIGTGNVATLVQNNAPADVVRDARGKLVAVYNRYQNLSELSTSGIDVELRQRWRSAALGEFGLSSAYTHVRDYRRPTVVGGPLEDYAGSNLGPSLPRNKATTTLDWSLGDVSAALTWYYSGGYAQKASAAASAVQSRVDHYDQFDLYLGYRGIDRLTLYAKIENLADEKPPYDASFPGIRAPYDFTQYDLRGRYFTVGFDYRF encoded by the coding sequence ATGCCCCACCTGCTCGCCATGAGCCTTGCGAGCGTCCTGCTCGCCCCCGTCGCCGCTGCCCAGTCCCGCACCGACGACGCCACCGGAAAGACCCTGGCGACGGTCAGCGTGACCGGCTCCAACATCAAGCGCAGCGACAGCGAAGGGCCCAACCCGGTGCAGGTGATCGACCGCCAGCAACTGGAGCGGTCCGGCAAGCTCACCGTCGCCGACGCGCTGCGCTCGATCTCCGCCAACACCGGCAACGCCAGCAACGAGACCACCAACAACGGCTGGGCCTCCGGCTCGGCCGGCATCGGCCTGCGCGGCCTGTCGCAGAAGAACACGCTGGTGCTGCTCAATGGCCGGCGCCTGGCCAACTACGGTTTCCCGGCCAACGGCCTGGGCGACACCTTCGTCAACCTCAACGCCTTGCCGCTGGTGGCGGTGGAGCGCATCGAAGTGCTGAAGGACGGCGCGTCCGCGGTCTACGGCTCGGATGCGGTCGCCGGGGTGGTCAACATCATCACCCGCCAGGATTTCCAGGGCGCCGAGCTCGGCCTCAGCGGCGGCACCTCGGACCAGGGCGGGCTGGATACGCAGCGCGCCAAGTTCATCGGCGGCATCGGCGATCTGGACCGCGACGGCTACAACATCCTGTTCAGCGTCGACGCCTACAACCGCGACCGGCTGGACCAGGACCAGCGCGCGCTGACCCGCTCGGGCATCTACACCGATTCGCCGGGCGGCCGCTGGAACGGCTGGTCGGCCAAGGGCGCGCGCTATCTGGTCGGCGGGCGTTCGGTGCCGATGCTCGACGCCCAGGGCCAGTGCCCGGACGGCACGGTGCTGACCGCCAGCGCGCCGATCGACGGACTGGCCGGCGACACCTGCGCGTTCAACCAGGCGCCGTACACCACGCTGATTCCCTCGACCAAGCGCTACCAGGCCTACACCAACGCCACGTTCCGGCTCGGCGACACGCTCGAGGCGTTCGGCGAGGCGCTCTACAGCGAGGTCAAGGGCGTGTCGATCTTCGGCTCCAGCCCGTACTTCACCTTGGAAGGCGGGCGCTTCGCCCTGAACGCGAACACCGGGCTGGCCGAGCCGGTCTCCAACCTGCTGCCGGCCTCCAGCCCGTACAACCCCTACGGCGTGGCGGTGCCGATCGAATACACGTTCTTCGACCTCGGCGAGTCGATCAAGACCAACCGCTCGCAGTCCTACCGCTTCCTCGGCGGCGTGCGCGGTTCGCTCGCGCGCTGGGATTGGGAGGCGGCCGCGTTCGCCGCGCGCAGCAGCGAGCACGAGACCGTGTCCGGCGGCTTCGCCAATCGCTGGACCCTGGCCCAGGCGCTGGCCGACGGCAGCTACAACCTGCTCGATCCGGCGGCCACGCCGCAATCGGTGATCGATGCGATCAACCTCAGCACCTTGCGGCCGGCGCGGTCCAGCCTGCGCGGCGTCGATGCCAAGCTGTCCGGCACCCTGTTCGCGTTGCCGGCCGGCAGCGTCGGCTTCGCCGCCGGCGCCGAGTGGCGGCAGGAGGAACTGGTGTCGCGCAACCCGTGGCAGATCGACGCCGGCCTGCAGATCCGCCCGGCGATCGCCGAGGTCGATGGCAAACGCGAGGTGTCGGCGCTGTACGCCGAGGTCAACGTGCCGCTGCTGCCATCGCTGGAACTGCAACTGGCCGGGCGCGGCGACCACTACAGCGATTTCGGCGATGCGTTCTCGCCCAAGCTCAGCCTGCGCTGGCAGCCGCTGGATGCGCTGCTGGTGCGCGCGGCGGCCTCGCGCGGCTTCCGCGCGCCGTCGCTGTCGGAGAACGCGGCCAGCACCAACATCTCCTACGGTTCGGTGGTGGACCCGTACGATCCGGACGTGCCCGGCTCGCGGCAGAATCCGACCTTCTTCACCGTCGGCAACACCGACCTGGATCCGGAGCGCACGCGCAGCTACAACCTCGGCGTGGTGCTGTCGCCGTGGGCCGACACCAGCCTCAGCGTGGACTGGTACAAGATCGAACTGGAGCACCTGATCGGCACCGGCAACGTCGCCACCCTGGTGCAGAACAACGCTCCGGCCGATGTGGTCCGCGACGCGCGCGGCAAGCTGGTCGCGGTCTACAACCGCTACCAGAACCTGAGCGAGCTGAGCACCTCGGGCATCGACGTGGAACTGCGCCAGCGCTGGCGCAGCGCCGCGCTCGGCGAATTCGGCCTGAGCAGCGCCTACACCCATGTGCGCGACTACCGGCGGCCGACCGTGGTCGGCGGTCCGCTGGAAGACTACGCCGGCAGCAACCTCGGCCCGTCGCTGCCGCGCAACAAGGCGACCACCACGCTGGACTGGAGCCTGGGCGATGTCAGCGCGGCGCTGACCTGGTACTACAGCGGCGGCTACGCGCAGAAGGCCAGCGCGGCGGCCAGCGCGGTGCAGTCGCGGGTCGACCACTACGACCAGTTCGATCTGTACCTGGGCTACCGCGGCATCGACAGGCTCACCCTCTACGCCAAGATCGAGAACCTGGCCGACGAAAAGCCGCCGTACGACGCCTCCTTCCCCGGCATCCGCGCCCCCTACGACTTCACCCAGTACGACCTGCGCGGCCGCTATTTCACCGTCGGTTTCGATTACCGTTTCTGA